From the genome of Longimicrobium sp., one region includes:
- a CDS encoding NYN domain-containing protein, whose translation MDQTKDLEGDSDPDDQEPPPEVRVEIFVDASNFHPALEESGIGHPVAFGLLAQELTSAVGGTTLVALHYVGGVFREPHPRDPHLVHKPGEYQERLGRFRDTKRLFDRVEQEPGVRVWRETFIYRTPDEKDSRPIIEKGTDIRTALLMYEGAEKNRYDVAVLVASDADFGPAVEMVKALGKRVVWAYTSAHQTMKALVKKGAERLELTPEMLERCRYLPADAVGSARSGRRGRK comes from the coding sequence ATGGATCAAACGAAGGATCTGGAAGGCGACAGCGACCCTGACGATCAGGAGCCGCCTCCGGAGGTCCGCGTCGAAATCTTCGTGGATGCGTCCAATTTCCACCCTGCCCTCGAAGAATCCGGGATCGGGCACCCGGTGGCGTTCGGACTCCTCGCTCAGGAGCTGACTTCGGCGGTCGGAGGCACCACACTGGTCGCCCTCCACTATGTCGGTGGCGTGTTCCGCGAGCCTCACCCCAGGGACCCGCACCTGGTGCACAAGCCTGGGGAGTACCAGGAACGACTTGGGCGTTTCCGCGATACGAAGCGCCTGTTCGACCGGGTCGAACAGGAGCCCGGGGTCCGGGTCTGGCGGGAGACGTTCATCTACCGCACGCCGGACGAGAAGGACTCCCGCCCGATCATCGAGAAGGGAACCGACATCCGGACGGCACTCCTGATGTATGAGGGGGCCGAGAAGAACAGGTACGACGTCGCCGTGCTCGTCGCCTCCGACGCCGACTTCGGACCAGCGGTGGAAATGGTGAAAGCACTCGGCAAGCGCGTCGTGTGGGCCTACACGTCCGCGCACCAGACTATGAAAGCCTTGGTCAAAAAGGGCGCAGAGCGCCTCGAACTCACGCCCGAGATGCTCGAACGCTGCCGTTACCTGCCGGCGGACGCCGTCGGAAGCGCCCGAAGCGGTCGGCGCGGCCGCAAATAG
- a CDS encoding RNA polymerase sigma factor, with amino-acid sequence MNAGGAGPSLPALAARAQLGDRAALDGLLRMLQDPLYQHIRGIVGDDDAAADVLQDTLLIICRRLGTVRELEWVRAWAYRVATREAVRSARSARAHLHDPLDSLPELPASEPDEPAADPEILAELPARLAALPPAARVVLRMRYQQELTQPEIAEALEIPLGTVKSRISYGLATLRRSWTRAEE; translated from the coding sequence GTGAACGCCGGGGGAGCGGGCCCGTCGCTGCCGGCCCTCGCGGCCCGCGCGCAGCTCGGCGACCGGGCCGCCCTGGACGGACTTCTGCGGATGCTCCAGGATCCGCTCTACCAGCACATCCGCGGCATCGTCGGTGACGACGATGCCGCGGCGGACGTGCTCCAGGACACGCTCCTTATCATCTGCAGGCGTCTGGGCACGGTGCGGGAGCTCGAATGGGTCCGCGCCTGGGCCTACCGCGTCGCCACGCGCGAAGCCGTCCGCTCCGCCCGCAGCGCCCGCGCCCACCTCCACGACCCGCTCGACTCGCTCCCCGAGCTCCCCGCCTCCGAACCGGATGAGCCCGCCGCCGACCCGGAGATCCTCGCGGAGCTCCCCGCCCGCCTCGCCGCGCTGCCACCGGCCGCGCGCGTCGTGCTGCGCATGCGCTATCAGCAGGAGCTCACCCAGCCCGAGATCGCCGAAGCCCTGGAGATCCCGCTCGGCACCGTCAAATCGCGCATCTCCTACGGCCTCGCCACCCTCCGCCGCAGCTGGACGCGCGCGGAGGAATGA
- a CDS encoding BTAD domain-containing putative transcriptional regulator — translation MLCLKVLGDPVLLGPNGPVTGRAAYKRRIALLAVLAVARGRPVGRERVIALLWPEHAGDAARHTLSESLYVLRKELGAGVFVAVGDEIGLSPEVVRSDVAAFEEALEEGRLDAAVEEYRGPFLDGFYVSDAPEFERWVDGERDRLARACAGALERLASTAEAEGRRMEAVEWWRRGAAHDPYSSRVALALVQALDAAGERAAAIRAAAAHVARMREELGVEPDAALTAFVARLRAELPPAAPPAPPPPAPAPPSEPPPSPPGPPALPPAEPPRAAAGPEAVAGTEAPVRPVRRTWSRGRYALVAALAALAITAVFALARGWRSEPEPVRYDPRRIAVLYFEDDSRRGELGYLANALTGELIEQLSQVPQLDVVSRNGVKAYRDSNVGFDSLVAGLRVGSVVEGSVQRSGDSVRVTVALVDTNRRAHLESRTIIRPLGDLFSLERAVGQEVSGFLRRRLGEEIRVGQAAAETRSAEALGLVLRAEQLREDAARLVRRHHALDVASAGQLLNRADSLLARAQAADPAWARPALLRGFIDLTRSGLARGAERTRLVRSAEAHARGVLQREPRNARALELRGRALWLAAGETLDTAGVARRLDLAERDLRAAVEADSGRASGWAALSQLLRMRGRFAESDLAARRALERDAWLEDAGDILARLYFSAMAQGDYAAARQSCGQGHAQFPGDWRFVECRLTLLREDPALRPDAAQAWALVAELDRLDPPARAREEGRAYSPLFRRTAVAAVLARAGASDSARAVLARARPAASADPELRIPFLFDEAYVTLLLGDRAGARRLLEEYMAARPALRPYVARDVLFRDLFAPAGRP, via the coding sequence GTGCTGTGCCTCAAAGTCCTCGGTGATCCCGTCCTGCTGGGCCCCAATGGGCCCGTTACCGGCCGCGCCGCGTACAAAAGGCGGATAGCGCTTCTCGCCGTGCTGGCGGTGGCGCGCGGCAGGCCCGTGGGGCGCGAGCGGGTGATCGCCCTCCTGTGGCCCGAGCACGCGGGCGACGCGGCGCGCCACACCCTTTCCGAGTCGCTCTACGTACTGCGCAAGGAGCTGGGAGCCGGCGTCTTCGTGGCGGTCGGCGACGAGATCGGGCTGTCGCCGGAGGTGGTGCGGAGCGACGTGGCGGCGTTCGAGGAGGCGCTGGAGGAGGGGCGGCTGGATGCGGCGGTGGAGGAGTACCGCGGACCGTTCCTGGACGGCTTCTACGTGTCCGACGCGCCGGAGTTCGAGCGCTGGGTGGACGGCGAGCGCGACCGCCTGGCCCGTGCCTGCGCCGGGGCGCTGGAGAGGCTCGCCAGCACTGCCGAGGCGGAGGGGCGGCGGATGGAGGCGGTGGAGTGGTGGCGGCGCGGGGCCGCGCACGACCCGTACTCGTCGCGCGTGGCGCTGGCGCTGGTGCAGGCGCTGGACGCCGCGGGAGAGCGCGCCGCCGCGATCCGCGCCGCCGCCGCGCACGTCGCCCGCATGCGCGAGGAGCTGGGCGTGGAGCCCGATGCGGCGCTCACCGCCTTCGTCGCGCGCCTTCGCGCCGAGCTCCCGCCCGCCGCACCGCCCGCGCCCCCCCCGCCGGCTCCCGCTCCGCCTTCCGAACCGCCCCCCTCGCCACCCGGCCCCCCCGCTCTCCCGCCGGCCGAGCCCCCCAGGGCGGCGGCCGGCCCGGAGGCGGTGGCCGGGACGGAAGCGCCGGTCCGGCCCGTGCGCCGCACCTGGTCGCGCGGGCGCTACGCGCTCGTGGCGGCGCTCGCGGCCCTGGCGATCACGGCGGTGTTCGCGCTGGCCCGCGGGTGGCGCTCCGAGCCCGAGCCGGTGCGCTACGACCCGCGGCGCATCGCCGTGCTCTACTTCGAAGACGACTCGCGCCGCGGCGAGCTGGGCTACCTGGCCAACGCCCTCACCGGGGAGCTGATCGAACAGCTGAGCCAGGTTCCCCAGCTGGACGTCGTCTCGCGCAACGGGGTCAAGGCGTACCGCGACAGCAACGTGGGCTTCGACAGCCTGGTGGCCGGGCTGCGCGTGGGGAGCGTGGTGGAGGGGAGCGTGCAGCGCTCGGGCGACAGCGTGCGCGTGACCGTGGCGCTGGTGGACACCAACCGCCGGGCCCACCTGGAGAGCCGCACCATCATCCGCCCGCTCGGCGACCTCTTCTCGCTGGAGCGCGCAGTCGGCCAGGAGGTGAGCGGCTTCCTCCGCCGCCGCCTGGGCGAGGAGATCCGGGTGGGGCAGGCCGCCGCGGAGACGAGGAGCGCGGAGGCGCTGGGCCTGGTGCTGCGCGCGGAGCAGCTGCGCGAGGACGCGGCGCGGCTCGTCCGCCGCCACCACGCGCTCGACGTCGCCTCCGCCGGGCAGCTCCTGAACCGCGCCGACTCGCTCCTGGCCCGCGCGCAGGCCGCCGACCCCGCGTGGGCGCGCCCCGCCCTGCTTCGCGGCTTCATCGATCTCACCCGGTCCGGGCTCGCCCGCGGCGCGGAGCGCACCCGGCTGGTGCGCAGCGCGGAGGCCCACGCGCGCGGCGTCCTGCAGCGCGAGCCCCGCAACGCGCGTGCGCTGGAGCTGCGGGGCCGTGCCCTCTGGCTGGCCGCGGGCGAGACGCTCGACACGGCGGGAGTGGCACGGCGGCTCGATCTGGCGGAGCGCGACCTGCGCGCCGCCGTGGAGGCGGATTCCGGTCGCGCCTCCGGGTGGGCGGCGCTCAGCCAGCTGCTGCGCATGCGCGGCCGCTTCGCCGAGTCGGACCTGGCCGCGCGGCGGGCGCTGGAGCGGGATGCCTGGCTGGAAGACGCGGGAGACATCCTCGCGCGCCTCTACTTCAGCGCCATGGCGCAGGGCGACTATGCGGCCGCGCGGCAGAGCTGCGGGCAGGGGCACGCCCAGTTCCCCGGCGACTGGCGCTTCGTGGAGTGCCGGCTCACCCTGCTGCGCGAAGACCCCGCGCTCCGCCCGGACGCCGCGCAGGCGTGGGCGCTGGTGGCGGAGCTGGACCGGCTGGATCCGCCCGCCCGCGCCCGCGAGGAGGGGCGCGCGTACTCCCCCCTCTTCCGGCGCACCGCGGTGGCGGCCGTCCTGGCGCGGGCGGGCGCAAGCGACAGCGCCCGGGCCGTGCTGGCCCGGGCGCGCCCCGCGGCCTCGGCAGATCCCGAGCTCCGCATCCCCTTCCTCTTCGACGAAGCCTACGTCACCCTCCTGCTGGGCGACCGGGCCGGCGCCCGCCGCCTGCTGGAGGAGTACATGGCCGCGCGCCCCGCCCTGCGCCCCTACGTGGCGCGCGACGTCCTCTTCCGCGACCTCTTCGCGCCGGCCGGGCGGCCGTAG
- a CDS encoding helix-turn-helix domain-containing protein encodes MADILLLSSCPTAARRIREAVQREAAGGVHHRVRQARGWAELTVLASSSACAVAFVDPYGGGAFAAAEIRRLRERAPALEIVACADFAGRPAADAFSIALLGVRALVDPADGMGAFVDAVREHLNRAPLDEMVETLASALPPAVHRWLAPVLVAASAPEDVAALARAARCSPRTLRRSLRAAELPTPEQLLAWRRLLHAARLMGDGRTADGVARSLGFSSGSALRKSLKQLTGLRPRDLSGTGGARILAGLFIARCGGAGVAVRLSVAA; translated from the coding sequence ATGGCCGACATCCTTCTCCTTTCCTCGTGTCCCACCGCGGCGCGGCGCATCCGCGAGGCGGTGCAGCGCGAAGCCGCCGGCGGCGTCCACCACCGGGTGCGGCAGGCGCGCGGGTGGGCCGAGCTGACGGTGCTGGCGTCGTCGTCGGCGTGCGCGGTGGCGTTCGTGGACCCGTACGGCGGTGGCGCCTTCGCCGCGGCAGAGATCCGCCGGCTGCGAGAGCGCGCTCCCGCGCTGGAGATCGTGGCCTGCGCGGATTTCGCCGGCCGCCCCGCCGCCGACGCCTTTTCGATCGCCCTCCTGGGCGTGCGGGCGCTGGTGGACCCGGCGGACGGCATGGGGGCCTTTGTGGACGCCGTGCGGGAGCACCTGAACCGCGCGCCGCTGGACGAGATGGTGGAGACGCTGGCATCGGCGCTGCCCCCGGCGGTGCACCGCTGGCTGGCGCCGGTGCTCGTCGCCGCATCGGCGCCGGAGGACGTCGCCGCGCTGGCGCGAGCGGCGCGGTGCAGCCCGCGCACCCTGCGGCGTTCGCTGCGCGCGGCGGAGCTTCCCACCCCGGAGCAGCTCCTGGCGTGGCGCCGCCTGCTGCACGCCGCGCGGCTGATGGGCGACGGGCGCACGGCGGACGGCGTGGCCCGCTCGCTGGGCTTCTCCAGCGGCTCGGCGCTGCGCAAGAGCCTCAAGCAGCTCACCGGCCTGCGCCCGCGCGACCTGTCCGGTACGGGCGGCGCGCGGATCCTGGCGGGGCTCTTCATCGCCCGCTGCGGCGGCGCGGGCGTCGCGGTGCGGCTCTCCGTGGCGGCATGA
- a CDS encoding phosphotransferase: MILTKSNLVHFLLDRRLIAAEAVVAGDFAAREVLRHNRSFAVERQRERGLFIKQPILWDELSVACIQREAACYQLAQAPGWEGLRALIPALVDSDAASSTLVLELLRVVEPLQDHHARFRRFPVGTARALGSALAAYHRVPVEAGAAALEIGVAWVLRRTFPPGYVEGEPRLGWLLARIRETPGFEAALDALAAEWRNDALIHGDMKWENCIARGGDGGEQAPELRIVDWEMAGVGDSAWDVGSALHSYLACWVLGLPLAAAASPRALTDANEYPAEAMHPALRAFWRAYREGRGGVELGFLLRAVRYAGARLVQTTWEYSRTQAAVPGYTHLLLQLGANVLIRPEQAARSLLGLEGGA, translated from the coding sequence ATGATCCTCACCAAGAGCAACCTGGTCCACTTTCTCCTCGACCGGCGGCTGATCGCGGCCGAGGCCGTCGTGGCGGGCGACTTCGCGGCGCGCGAAGTCCTTCGCCACAACCGCAGCTTCGCCGTGGAGCGGCAGCGGGAGCGCGGGCTCTTCATCAAGCAGCCGATCCTGTGGGACGAGCTCTCGGTGGCGTGCATCCAGCGCGAAGCCGCCTGCTACCAGCTGGCGCAGGCGCCGGGGTGGGAGGGACTGCGCGCCCTGATCCCCGCGCTGGTGGACTCCGACGCGGCATCGTCCACCCTGGTGCTGGAGCTACTCCGCGTGGTGGAGCCGCTGCAGGACCACCATGCGCGCTTCCGCCGCTTTCCTGTGGGCACGGCGCGCGCGCTGGGATCCGCGCTGGCCGCATACCACCGCGTTCCGGTGGAGGCGGGGGCGGCGGCGCTGGAGATCGGGGTCGCTTGGGTGCTCCGCCGCACCTTTCCGCCGGGCTACGTGGAGGGCGAGCCCCGGCTGGGGTGGCTGCTAGCGCGTATCCGCGAGACGCCCGGGTTCGAGGCCGCGCTCGACGCGCTGGCCGCCGAGTGGCGGAACGACGCCCTGATCCACGGCGACATGAAGTGGGAGAACTGCATCGCGCGCGGCGGCGACGGCGGCGAACAGGCTCCGGAGCTGCGCATCGTGGACTGGGAGATGGCGGGCGTGGGTGACAGCGCGTGGGACGTGGGATCGGCGCTGCACTCCTATCTCGCCTGCTGGGTGCTGGGGCTCCCGCTCGCCGCCGCCGCGTCGCCGCGCGCGCTCACGGACGCGAACGAGTATCCGGCCGAGGCGATGCACCCCGCATTGCGGGCGTTCTGGCGCGCGTACCGCGAAGGGCGGGGCGGGGTGGAGCTCGGCTTCCTGCTCCGGGCCGTGCGCTACGCGGGAGCGCGGCTGGTGCAGACCACCTGGGAGTACTCGCGCACGCAGGCGGCGGTGCCCGGCTACACGCACCTCCTCCTCCAATTGGGCGCCAACGTCCTCATCCGCCCTGAGCAGGCCGCGCGCTCGCTCCTCGGCCTGGAGGGCGGCGCATGA
- a CDS encoding T3SS effector HopA1 family protein: protein MSALLTAVRAVEIVSDTDFRCAGHSFSVPVPAAVDALQAALYTHCYTRSAGPVPAVTGEGDLTAALSAGNPGTSRWVDGWTVIDRLPNGTVGIQRGPLVRYVQAAEVRADGKHPGARASTWHPHERTDQPGFYYVFGTAPHDTDPRASLLRLYWNVTPDGAPALVAELARALGRFAVPFIFKCLKHRALYPRADAGVLYVGRRHHRLVCELAAGVHAKLGGGLGSEVPLFTKPLAPGLGLAEDPGGGESFGMHRCRLVAEGVWAARGGGPGQRLSSVERRFADAGLDPARPYLGPLSDDPYHLPGHAH from the coding sequence ATGAGTGCGCTGCTGACCGCCGTACGCGCGGTGGAGATCGTCTCGGACACGGACTTCCGGTGCGCGGGCCACTCCTTCTCCGTGCCCGTGCCCGCCGCCGTCGATGCACTCCAGGCTGCGCTCTACACGCACTGCTACACCCGCTCGGCCGGCCCCGTCCCCGCCGTCACGGGCGAGGGCGACCTGACCGCCGCCCTCAGCGCGGGCAACCCCGGCACCTCGCGCTGGGTGGATGGATGGACGGTCATCGACCGCCTCCCCAACGGCACGGTCGGGATACAGCGCGGGCCCCTGGTGCGCTACGTCCAGGCCGCCGAGGTGCGGGCGGATGGCAAGCATCCGGGCGCCCGCGCGAGCACCTGGCATCCCCACGAGCGCACGGACCAGCCGGGCTTCTACTACGTCTTCGGCACCGCGCCGCACGACACCGACCCGCGCGCCTCGCTGCTGCGCCTGTACTGGAACGTGACGCCGGACGGCGCCCCGGCGCTGGTGGCGGAGCTGGCGCGCGCGCTGGGGCGGTTCGCGGTGCCGTTCATCTTCAAGTGCCTCAAGCACCGCGCGCTCTACCCGCGCGCCGACGCCGGGGTGCTGTACGTGGGCCGACGCCACCACCGGCTGGTGTGCGAGCTCGCCGCGGGCGTGCACGCGAAGCTCGGCGGCGGGCTGGGGAGCGAGGTGCCGCTCTTCACCAAGCCGCTCGCGCCGGGACTGGGGCTCGCGGAAGACCCCGGCGGCGGCGAGAGCTTCGGGATGCACCGCTGCCGCCTGGTGGCCGAGGGGGTGTGGGCGGCCCGCGGCGGCGGACCCGGCCAGCGCCTCTCCTCGGTGGAGCGCCGCTTCGCCGACGCCGGGCTCGACCCCGCGCGCCCCTACCTGGGCCCGCTTTCCGACGACCCCTACCACCTCCCCGGCCATGCGCACTGA
- a CDS encoding lanthionine synthetase LanC family protein yields the protein MRTDPSTPFLDAAAAIGGRLCRDAIWHGARCNWVGDGLEPTGAQWLPVRRALGPALYDGAAGIGLFLAELHAATGEAPFRTAARGALALAVTRRGDLNPSTRVALHTGLAGIAWAVARAGMAMDDDELREVAAALAAELAGVEPAEGAVDVISGSAGAVPAMLGLARATGVGALADAAVRHGDFLLGLALPGPSGTAWPSPGVESSAPLTGYSHGASGVALALLELAHATGEARFGAAAREGFRYERALLDARQGNWPDLRVIEAGAVSPAPVCGVAWCHGAPGIGLARLRAMRLAPDDELAADANVALQTTSRVIRESIDAPGGGFSLCHGHAGNAETLLAAHTATGGGEYLEFAREVGRRGIALYESRDLPWPGGVPGGATPSLMLGDAGIGHFLLRLHDPSATPSIVLVEPESLAVPAPRPATAAYN from the coding sequence ATGCGCACTGACCCGAGCACCCCGTTCCTCGACGCCGCCGCCGCCATCGGCGGGCGGCTCTGCCGCGACGCCATCTGGCACGGCGCGCGCTGCAACTGGGTCGGCGACGGGCTGGAGCCCACGGGCGCCCAGTGGCTCCCGGTGCGGCGCGCGCTGGGACCGGCGCTCTACGACGGTGCGGCCGGGATCGGGCTCTTCCTGGCCGAGCTCCACGCCGCCACCGGCGAGGCGCCGTTCCGCACGGCCGCACGCGGGGCGCTGGCGCTCGCCGTCACCCGCCGCGGCGACCTGAACCCGTCCACCCGCGTGGCGCTGCACACGGGGCTCGCGGGGATCGCCTGGGCCGTGGCCCGCGCCGGCATGGCGATGGACGACGACGAGCTCCGCGAGGTGGCGGCGGCGCTCGCGGCGGAGCTGGCCGGGGTGGAGCCGGCGGAGGGGGCGGTGGACGTGATCTCGGGGAGCGCCGGGGCCGTGCCCGCGATGCTGGGGCTGGCGCGCGCCACCGGCGTGGGCGCCCTGGCGGACGCGGCGGTGCGCCACGGCGACTTCCTCCTCGGCCTCGCGCTTCCGGGGCCGTCCGGCACGGCGTGGCCCAGCCCGGGCGTGGAGTCGTCCGCGCCGCTCACCGGCTACTCGCACGGGGCGTCCGGCGTGGCGCTCGCCCTGCTGGAGCTGGCGCACGCCACCGGTGAAGCGCGCTTCGGCGCGGCGGCGCGGGAGGGCTTCCGCTACGAGCGCGCGCTCCTCGATGCGCGGCAGGGGAACTGGCCCGACCTGCGGGTGATCGAGGCCGGGGCGGTCTCCCCCGCGCCGGTGTGCGGGGTGGCGTGGTGCCACGGCGCGCCCGGCATCGGCCTAGCCCGCCTCCGCGCCATGCGCCTGGCGCCCGACGACGAACTCGCCGCCGACGCCAACGTGGCGCTGCAGACCACCTCGCGGGTGATCCGGGAGAGCATCGACGCGCCGGGGGGCGGCTTCTCGCTGTGCCACGGCCACGCCGGAAACGCGGAAACGCTCCTGGCGGCGCACACCGCCACCGGCGGCGGCGAGTACCTGGAGTTCGCGCGCGAGGTGGGGCGCCGCGGGATCGCCCTCTACGAGAGCCGCGACCTCCCCTGGCCGGGCGGCGTCCCCGGTGGCGCCACCCCGTCGCTGATGCTGGGCGACGCGGGGATCGGCCACTTCCTGCTTCGGCTGCACGATCCCTCCGCCACCCCCTCCATCGTCCTGGTCGAGCCCGAATCGCTCGCCGTGCCCGCGCCTCGTCCGGCGACCGCGGCGTACAACTGA
- a CDS encoding gamma-glutamylcyclotransferase: MDLSLEEVSLLVASANTAHWRGGTADDESAADAERRLDDLFATRHTLAVYGTLAPGRPNHHVVAPLGGEWTDGVIEGDLFPEGWGATLGYPACRPRAGGPIIPVKVLSTPALTAAWPEIDRFEGPGYRRILVPVLTRERRLHTVANLYAAAEEMVSRKGAKAQRKGFRVFP; encoded by the coding sequence ATGGACTTGTCGCTGGAAGAAGTAAGCCTCCTCGTCGCGTCCGCCAATACCGCGCACTGGCGGGGCGGCACGGCCGATGACGAGAGCGCCGCCGACGCCGAACGGCGGCTCGACGACCTGTTCGCGACGCGCCACACGCTGGCGGTGTACGGCACACTGGCGCCGGGCCGCCCCAACCATCACGTCGTGGCCCCGCTCGGCGGCGAGTGGACGGACGGCGTGATCGAGGGCGATCTCTTCCCGGAGGGGTGGGGCGCGACGCTCGGATATCCGGCCTGCCGGCCGCGCGCCGGGGGTCCCATCATCCCCGTAAAGGTACTCTCCACCCCGGCGCTGACGGCAGCCTGGCCGGAGATCGACCGCTTCGAAGGCCCCGGCTACCGGCGCATCCTCGTCCCCGTCCTCACGCGCGAGCGGCGCCTGCACACCGTCGCGAACCTCTACGCCGCCGCGGAGGAAATGGTCTCACGCAAAGGCGCGAAGGCGCAAAGAAAGGGCTTCCGTGTCTTTCCTTAG
- a CDS encoding triacylglycerol lipase, translating into MLRYALVFAAILLAAPGADAQARDPILFVHGWRGRAEQWRPMMARFVDDGWSRARLFAWTLDPRDSHAAAAAKIAARVDQILVATGASRVDIVTHSMGALPTRYYLKNLESEGKVDAWVSLGGPNHGIHVADLCISADCRDMRRGSPFLAALNEGDETPGEARYATWRSPCDEIIDPVDTVVLQGADNHLTGCVSHLGLLRDPSIYRAVRDFVSRRAAYVRQAPSGSSIASRTVWGRMSVQTWWM; encoded by the coding sequence ATGCTCCGCTACGCGCTCGTCTTCGCCGCCATTCTGCTCGCCGCGCCCGGGGCGGACGCACAGGCGCGCGACCCGATCCTGTTCGTGCACGGTTGGCGGGGGCGGGCGGAGCAGTGGCGGCCGATGATGGCGCGGTTCGTGGACGACGGGTGGAGCCGCGCGCGGCTCTTTGCGTGGACCCTCGATCCTCGCGACTCGCACGCCGCGGCGGCGGCAAAGATCGCGGCGAGGGTGGACCAGATCCTGGTGGCCACCGGCGCCTCGCGCGTCGACATCGTCACGCATTCCATGGGGGCGCTCCCCACGCGGTACTATCTCAAGAACCTGGAGAGCGAGGGCAAGGTGGATGCGTGGGTCTCGCTGGGCGGGCCCAACCACGGCATCCACGTGGCGGACCTGTGCATCTCCGCCGACTGCAGGGACATGCGGCGCGGATCTCCCTTTTTAGCCGCGCTCAACGAGGGGGACGAGACGCCGGGCGAGGCGCGGTACGCCACCTGGCGCTCGCCGTGCGACGAGATCATCGATCCGGTGGACACCGTCGTCCTGCAGGGGGCCGACAATCACCTCACGGGCTGCGTCTCACACCTGGGCCTGCTGCGCGACCCCTCCATCTACCGCGCCGTCCGCGACTTCGTCTCGCGCCGTGCGGCGTACGTGCGTCAGGCGCCCTCGGGCTCGTCCATCGCGTCGCGCACCGTGTGGGGGCGCATGTCGGTCCAGACCTGGTGGATGTAG
- a CDS encoding MbtH family NRPS accessory protein: protein MSELNEDTTIYQVVVNDMEQYSLWPLDRELPMGWKPAGKQGTKTECLDYIHQVWTDMRPHTVRDAMDEPEGA, encoded by the coding sequence ATGAGCGAGCTCAACGAGGACACCACCATCTACCAGGTGGTGGTGAACGACATGGAGCAGTACTCCCTGTGGCCCCTCGACCGGGAGCTTCCCATGGGATGGAAACCCGCGGGGAAGCAGGGGACGAAAACCGAGTGCCTGGACTACATCCACCAGGTCTGGACCGACATGCGCCCCCACACGGTGCGCGACGCGATGGACGAGCCCGAGGGCGCCTGA